The Bdellovibrio bacteriovorus W nucleotide sequence GAGTTTTAGGTGAGAGTTTTATTACTTTTTGCAATTCTTGTATTTTCAAGTTTGTCTGTATTTTCAGCTAATAACAATCCGTGGATGCGTTCTTGTCGGATTGAACAAGGGCAGTTTTGGTTGGTGAAAGCTCAACAAGAGTTGGCTCTTTGCCTTTTTGATGACGCCGCTATTGGGGCAGAGACTTTGTTTCTCTATAAAACCAATCAGAAGAAACCACTGGCGGTTGCTGCCTATCTAAACCGTGAATCTGCAGCTACTCGCGGTGGCGTGTGTGGTACATACGGTGCTGAATTGTTAGAAGCTAGAGACAGCCAAGGTCAGTCATTCAATCTTTGTAAGTTCCAAGACGGCTCTTTGATTGAAGAAACGACTCTTTGGCTAGGTCCAGACTCTGGAAGCACTGATGCTTTAGATAAAGCACTTTCTACAAAGTACTAAAATCTCTAAATTTTTTGAGAATCATCTTGAAGCGCCAGTATGCAAGTACTGGCGTCTTTTTTTATCCCATCCTCAATATGCAAGTCCCTGTCTGTAAATCCTAAAGTCACATGGGGATAGAACTCCTCAGGATCAAAACTTGCCGGATTTCCACCTCTTGAAGTGAAGAGGTTGTGCAGGCGGTGACGAATCTCATAGGCCTTTTCTGAATCCACAACGACGTAATAGGTCCTCATTTGTGAATTGACCTGAGACTTGCCGACACAAGTGGGTTTATAGCTAAGTTTTTCAATATTCTGAGTTTGAAGAAACTGAATGATCTCTTTCTCGCTCAATTTTTGCTTAAGAGCCTTCATTTCAGGCGGTGTGATAAGAGTTAAGTGGGCCTCACCGCGATGTTTGAGTTCGAGGCTTTCTT carries:
- a CDS encoding hypothetical protein (COG3042 Putative hemolysin), encoding MRVLLLFAILVFSSLSVFSANNNPWMRSCRIEQGQFWLVKAQQELALCLFDDAAIGAETLFLYKTNQKKPLAVAAYLNRESAATRGGVCGTYGAELLEARDSQGQSFNLCKFQDGSLIEETTLWLGPDSGSTDALDKALSTKY